The following coding sequences are from one Oncorhynchus nerka isolate Pitt River linkage group LG6, Oner_Uvic_2.0, whole genome shotgun sequence window:
- the nsun6 gene encoding tRNA (cytosine(72)-C(5))-methyltransferase NSUN6 isoform X3, translated as MPEEMSIFPRIALKPEVHDYLRNVFINKEVLAAVSQGEAEQRFQRLLSCLSHPPALTCVRASTHLASLEEIQHRLGEELKQQQKCDSQSEDISVTILPHPHIPDVLLLPVIGPRPVVQLSSEVIVGAQCGSAVLRGAHVFAPGILATPKFMKTGDAVSVFSDLEGKCTRGNKDFKGKKVFVGNGVAEMDRSNIFCSDEPVKGVGIRMVEPLYQSPSFDGVLPSLAFLQNLPSVVVGHVLGPRPGERILDMCAAPGGKTCHIAALMGGQGEVVALDKIRGKVERIRQNAKALHLDCIKAHCFNSIKAVCTDQAQDTEGPPFPPQSFDRVLLDAPCSGLGQRPSMVCTWNLKEICSYQPLQRKLFHTAVRLLKRGGVLVYSTCTVTLSENEEQVAWALNTFPCLTLQPQEPHIGAEGMLGAGLSPEQLRLLQRFSPELGWSAAEARGEDDSPTEQPESPTPLAHRANKDTIGFFIAKFLKS; from the exons ATGCCAGAAGAAATGTCAATTTTCCCAAGAATTGCATTGAAGCCAGAAGTTCATGATTACTTGAGGAATGTCTTCATAAACAAGGAG GTGCTGGCTGCAGTGAGTCaaggagaggcagagcagaggttCCAGAGGCTGCTGTCCTGCCTGTCCCACCCGCCTGCCTTGACCTGTGTACGAGCCAGCACTCACCTGGCTTCCCTGGAGGAGATCCAACACAGGCTTGGGGAGGAACTCAAACAG CAGCAGAAGTGTGACTCTCAGTCTGAAGACATTTCCGTTACTATTCTCCCCCACCCACACATTCCAGATGTGCTGCTTCTTCCTGTCATCGGGCCTAG GCCTGTGGTCCAGCTCAGCTCGGAGGTCATAGTAGGCGCTCAGTGTGGCAGTGCTGTTCTGAGGGGAGCGCACGTCTTCGCCCCAGGGATCCTCGCCACACCCAAGT TCATGAAGACAGGAGATGCTGTGTCTGTGTTCTCGGACCTGGAGGGGAAGTGCACACGGGGGAACAAGGACTTTAAGGGAAAGAAAGTGTTTGTGGGAAATGGAGTCGCTGAAATGGACCGCTCCAACATCTTCTGCTCAGACGAACCAGTCAA GGGCGTTGGTATTCGGATGGTAGAGCCCCTGTACCAGAGCCCCTCCTTCGATGGGGTACTACCCAGCCTGGCGTTCCTACAG AACCTCCCATCGGTGGTGGTGGGTCACGTGCTGGGGCCCCGTCCTGGAGAGCGCATCCTGGATATGTGTGCCGCTCCCGGGGGGAAGACCTGCCATATCGCTGCCCTGATGGGGGGACAG GGAGAGGTAGTGGCCCTGGATAAGATCAGAGGCAAGGTGGAGCGCATCCGTCAGAACGCCAAAGCGCTGCATCTGGACTGCATCAAAGCCCACTGCTTCAATAGCATCAAGGCTGTGTGCACTGACCAGGCCCAGGACACTGAGG GTCCACCCTTCCCTCCACAGAGTTTTGACCGGGTGTTGCTGGATGCTCCATGTAGCGGTCTAGGCCAGAGACCCAGCATGGTCTGTACCTGGAACCTGAAGGAGATCTGCTCCTACCAGCCTCTACAGCGCAAGCTCTTCCACACC GCGGTACGGCTCCTGAAGAGAGGTGGAGTCCTGGTGTACAGCACCTGCACTGTGACTCTGTCAGAGAACGAGGAGCAGGTGGCCTGGGCCCTTAACACCTTcccctgcctcacactacagCCTCAG gagCCCCACATCGGAGCAGAGGGCATGCTGGGAGCTGGCCTGTCACCTGAGCAGCTGCGTCTCCTCCAGAGGTTCAGTCCTGAGTTGGGCTGGAGCGCGGCCGAGGCCAGGGGAGAGGATGACAGCCCCACAGAACAGCCAGAGTCCCCAACCCCCCTCGCACACCGAGCCAACAAGGACACTATTGGCTTCTTCATTGCCAAGTTCCTGAAAAGCTGA
- the nsun6 gene encoding tRNA (cytosine(72)-C(5))-methyltransferase NSUN6 isoform X2, which produces MPYEDPSPKNVTSQVEIGVFLSIFKLPKPMPEEMSIFPRIALKPEVHDYLRNVFINKEVLAAVSQGEAEQRFQRLLSCLSHPPALTCVRASTHLASLEEIQHRLGEELKQQKCDSQSEDISVTILPHPHIPDVLLLPVIGPRPVVQLSSEVIVGAQCGSAVLRGAHVFAPGILATPKFMKTGDAVSVFSDLEGKCTRGNKDFKGKKVFVGNGVAEMDRSNIFCSDEPVKGVGIRMVEPLYQSPSFDGVLPSLAFLQNLPSVVVGHVLGPRPGERILDMCAAPGGKTCHIAALMGGQGEVVALDKIRGKVERIRQNAKALHLDCIKAHCFNSIKAVCTDQAQDTEGPPFPPQSFDRVLLDAPCSGLGQRPSMVCTWNLKEICSYQPLQRKLFHTAVRLLKRGGVLVYSTCTVTLSENEEQVAWALNTFPCLTLQPQEPHIGAEGMLGAGLSPEQLRLLQRFSPELGWSAAEARGEDDSPTEQPESPTPLAHRANKDTIGFFIAKFLKS; this is translated from the exons ATGCCCTACGAAGATCCTTCACCCAAAAAT GTTACATCTCAGGTCGAAATAGGTGTATTTCTTTCCATCTTCAAATTGCCAAAACCAATGCCAGAAGAAATGTCAATTTTCCCAAGAATTGCATTGAAGCCAGAAGTTCATGATTACTTGAGGAATGTCTTCATAAACAAGGAG GTGCTGGCTGCAGTGAGTCaaggagaggcagagcagaggttCCAGAGGCTGCTGTCCTGCCTGTCCCACCCGCCTGCCTTGACCTGTGTACGAGCCAGCACTCACCTGGCTTCCCTGGAGGAGATCCAACACAGGCTTGGGGAGGAACTCAAACAG CAGAAGTGTGACTCTCAGTCTGAAGACATTTCCGTTACTATTCTCCCCCACCCACACATTCCAGATGTGCTGCTTCTTCCTGTCATCGGGCCTAG GCCTGTGGTCCAGCTCAGCTCGGAGGTCATAGTAGGCGCTCAGTGTGGCAGTGCTGTTCTGAGGGGAGCGCACGTCTTCGCCCCAGGGATCCTCGCCACACCCAAGT TCATGAAGACAGGAGATGCTGTGTCTGTGTTCTCGGACCTGGAGGGGAAGTGCACACGGGGGAACAAGGACTTTAAGGGAAAGAAAGTGTTTGTGGGAAATGGAGTCGCTGAAATGGACCGCTCCAACATCTTCTGCTCAGACGAACCAGTCAA GGGCGTTGGTATTCGGATGGTAGAGCCCCTGTACCAGAGCCCCTCCTTCGATGGGGTACTACCCAGCCTGGCGTTCCTACAG AACCTCCCATCGGTGGTGGTGGGTCACGTGCTGGGGCCCCGTCCTGGAGAGCGCATCCTGGATATGTGTGCCGCTCCCGGGGGGAAGACCTGCCATATCGCTGCCCTGATGGGGGGACAG GGAGAGGTAGTGGCCCTGGATAAGATCAGAGGCAAGGTGGAGCGCATCCGTCAGAACGCCAAAGCGCTGCATCTGGACTGCATCAAAGCCCACTGCTTCAATAGCATCAAGGCTGTGTGCACTGACCAGGCCCAGGACACTGAGG GTCCACCCTTCCCTCCACAGAGTTTTGACCGGGTGTTGCTGGATGCTCCATGTAGCGGTCTAGGCCAGAGACCCAGCATGGTCTGTACCTGGAACCTGAAGGAGATCTGCTCCTACCAGCCTCTACAGCGCAAGCTCTTCCACACC GCGGTACGGCTCCTGAAGAGAGGTGGAGTCCTGGTGTACAGCACCTGCACTGTGACTCTGTCAGAGAACGAGGAGCAGGTGGCCTGGGCCCTTAACACCTTcccctgcctcacactacagCCTCAG gagCCCCACATCGGAGCAGAGGGCATGCTGGGAGCTGGCCTGTCACCTGAGCAGCTGCGTCTCCTCCAGAGGTTCAGTCCTGAGTTGGGCTGGAGCGCGGCCGAGGCCAGGGGAGAGGATGACAGCCCCACAGAACAGCCAGAGTCCCCAACCCCCCTCGCACACCGAGCCAACAAGGACACTATTGGCTTCTTCATTGCCAAGTTCCTGAAAAGCTGA
- the nsun6 gene encoding tRNA (cytosine(72)-C(5))-methyltransferase NSUN6 isoform X1, translating to MPYEDPSPKNVTSQVEIGVFLSIFKLPKPMPEEMSIFPRIALKPEVHDYLRNVFINKEVLAAVSQGEAEQRFQRLLSCLSHPPALTCVRASTHLASLEEIQHRLGEELKQQQKCDSQSEDISVTILPHPHIPDVLLLPVIGPRPVVQLSSEVIVGAQCGSAVLRGAHVFAPGILATPKFMKTGDAVSVFSDLEGKCTRGNKDFKGKKVFVGNGVAEMDRSNIFCSDEPVKGVGIRMVEPLYQSPSFDGVLPSLAFLQNLPSVVVGHVLGPRPGERILDMCAAPGGKTCHIAALMGGQGEVVALDKIRGKVERIRQNAKALHLDCIKAHCFNSIKAVCTDQAQDTEGPPFPPQSFDRVLLDAPCSGLGQRPSMVCTWNLKEICSYQPLQRKLFHTAVRLLKRGGVLVYSTCTVTLSENEEQVAWALNTFPCLTLQPQEPHIGAEGMLGAGLSPEQLRLLQRFSPELGWSAAEARGEDDSPTEQPESPTPLAHRANKDTIGFFIAKFLKS from the exons ATGCCCTACGAAGATCCTTCACCCAAAAAT GTTACATCTCAGGTCGAAATAGGTGTATTTCTTTCCATCTTCAAATTGCCAAAACCAATGCCAGAAGAAATGTCAATTTTCCCAAGAATTGCATTGAAGCCAGAAGTTCATGATTACTTGAGGAATGTCTTCATAAACAAGGAG GTGCTGGCTGCAGTGAGTCaaggagaggcagagcagaggttCCAGAGGCTGCTGTCCTGCCTGTCCCACCCGCCTGCCTTGACCTGTGTACGAGCCAGCACTCACCTGGCTTCCCTGGAGGAGATCCAACACAGGCTTGGGGAGGAACTCAAACAG CAGCAGAAGTGTGACTCTCAGTCTGAAGACATTTCCGTTACTATTCTCCCCCACCCACACATTCCAGATGTGCTGCTTCTTCCTGTCATCGGGCCTAG GCCTGTGGTCCAGCTCAGCTCGGAGGTCATAGTAGGCGCTCAGTGTGGCAGTGCTGTTCTGAGGGGAGCGCACGTCTTCGCCCCAGGGATCCTCGCCACACCCAAGT TCATGAAGACAGGAGATGCTGTGTCTGTGTTCTCGGACCTGGAGGGGAAGTGCACACGGGGGAACAAGGACTTTAAGGGAAAGAAAGTGTTTGTGGGAAATGGAGTCGCTGAAATGGACCGCTCCAACATCTTCTGCTCAGACGAACCAGTCAA GGGCGTTGGTATTCGGATGGTAGAGCCCCTGTACCAGAGCCCCTCCTTCGATGGGGTACTACCCAGCCTGGCGTTCCTACAG AACCTCCCATCGGTGGTGGTGGGTCACGTGCTGGGGCCCCGTCCTGGAGAGCGCATCCTGGATATGTGTGCCGCTCCCGGGGGGAAGACCTGCCATATCGCTGCCCTGATGGGGGGACAG GGAGAGGTAGTGGCCCTGGATAAGATCAGAGGCAAGGTGGAGCGCATCCGTCAGAACGCCAAAGCGCTGCATCTGGACTGCATCAAAGCCCACTGCTTCAATAGCATCAAGGCTGTGTGCACTGACCAGGCCCAGGACACTGAGG GTCCACCCTTCCCTCCACAGAGTTTTGACCGGGTGTTGCTGGATGCTCCATGTAGCGGTCTAGGCCAGAGACCCAGCATGGTCTGTACCTGGAACCTGAAGGAGATCTGCTCCTACCAGCCTCTACAGCGCAAGCTCTTCCACACC GCGGTACGGCTCCTGAAGAGAGGTGGAGTCCTGGTGTACAGCACCTGCACTGTGACTCTGTCAGAGAACGAGGAGCAGGTGGCCTGGGCCCTTAACACCTTcccctgcctcacactacagCCTCAG gagCCCCACATCGGAGCAGAGGGCATGCTGGGAGCTGGCCTGTCACCTGAGCAGCTGCGTCTCCTCCAGAGGTTCAGTCCTGAGTTGGGCTGGAGCGCGGCCGAGGCCAGGGGAGAGGATGACAGCCCCACAGAACAGCCAGAGTCCCCAACCCCCCTCGCACACCGAGCCAACAAGGACACTATTGGCTTCTTCATTGCCAAGTTCCTGAAAAGCTGA
- the LOC115131066 gene encoding serine/threonine-protein kinase pim-3-like — MNNQNKGLRMKRKCRFNVDRGERPTKKRSSQQAITKMVSLVLPCPQLTQSTLQKLQIESEADPDWPTPMETRAISKMPRKKGLPTPKMEDKGTQCDMGSKRKRMTFFQDLDSDDLRTAKKIKVTMASGSYSSFGSSTSTDASTSSERTDSKGSEVCDKHKTKVRRNPPRRASFTSLYNVGKLLGQGGCGSVYEGTRKEDGREVAIKYIPKGVSEYYLTIPGTTHRLPLEVALMQIVSRPPVCEHVLELVDWFEQPRKFILVLERPTSCMDLYDYCETMGGKLNEAMARVIMLQVVLAVRHCRDRGVIHRDIKVENLLVQTDTLNVKLIDFGCGDLLREKLFRDFAGTTEFSPPEWVLDGKYQGRKATIWSLGVLLFGLVNGDLPFRKEAEIIRGRLRFKRGISKECRDLVRWCLKQDPLKRPVLEQILLHDWLSDRARP; from the exons AACAAGGGGCTGAGAATGAAGAGGAAGTGCAGGTTCAATGTGGACAGGGGCGAACGCCCAACCAAAAAACGGTCCAGCCAGCAGGCCATAACCAAAATGGTTTCCTTGGTGCTCCCTTGTCCTCAATTGACACAGAGCACTCTCCAGAAACTGCAGATTGAGAGTGAGGCTGACCCTGACTGGCCCACTCCTATGGAGACCAGGGCAATTTCAAAGATGCCAAGGAAAAAGGGCCTACCAACCCCCAAGATGGAGGACAAGGGAACCCAATGCGACATGGGATCAAAGAGGAAAAGGATGACTTTTTTCCAAGATCTGGATTCAGACGACCTTAGGACTGCTAAGAAGATCAAGGTCACCATGGCATCCGGGTCATACAGCTCCTTTGGCTCCTCCACATCAACAGACGCATCCACCAGCAGCGAGAGAACCGACTCTAAAGGTTCAGAAGTCTGTGATAAACACAAGACCAAAGTCCGGCGCAACCCACCACGCAGAG CCAGTTTCACCTCGCTCTATAACGTGGGCAAGTTGCTGGGACAAGGAGGCTGTGGGTCCGTCTATGAGGGAACACGAAAGGAAGATGGGAGAGAA GTCGCCATTAAGTACATCCCTAAGGGTGTATCGGAGTACTACCTCACAATC CCTGGAACAACGCACAGGCTGCCCCTGGAGGTCGCCCTGATGCAGATCGTGTCGCGGCCCCCTGTCTGTGAACACGTGCTGGAGCTGGTGGATTGGTTCGAGCAGCCCAGGAAGTTCATCCTGGTCCTGGAGCGTCCCACCTCGTGCATGGACCTGTACGACTACTGTGAGACGATGGGTGGGAAGCTCAACGAGGCCATGGCCAGGGTCATCATGCTCCAGGTGGTTCTGGCGGTACGGCACTGCCGCGACCGCGGCGTCATCCACCGCGACATCAAAGTGGAGAACCTGCTGGTGCAGACGGACACTCTCAACGTCAAGCTCATCGACTTCGGCTGCGGGGATCTGCTGAGGGAGAAACTCTTCAGGGACTTTGCTG GCACTACAGAGTTCTCCCCCCCTGAGTGGGTTCTGGATGGAAAGTACCAGGGGCGCAAAGCCACCATCTGGTCCCTGGGTGTGCTTCTGTTTGGCCTGGTCAACGGTGACCTGCCCTTCAGGAAGGAGGCCGAAATCATCCGAGGACGCCTGCGCTTCAAGAGAGGGATCTCCAAAG AATGCAGAGACCTGGTCCGCTGGTGCCTCAAGCAAGACCCTCTGAAGAGGCCCGTTCTGGAGCAGATCCTCCTGCACGACTGGCTGTCGGACCGGGCTCGCCCCTAA